From Amycolatopsis sp. cg9, one genomic window encodes:
- a CDS encoding endo alpha-1,4 polygalactosaminidase — protein sequence MRPLLVALGLTAAVAGGTACSPAGPPAAVPPAPSVVSPPPVRAGFDYQIGGAYPPADGVEVVSRDHAAAPAAGRYTICYVNAFQAQPGAEGEWGDLVLRDANGEPVIDEDWDEALLDLRTPDKRERVAAKVGAWVDDCAARGFRAVEPDNYDSYTRSHGLLSAADAQAFVRLLSAHAHEKGLAVGQKNASELAGRRQENGLDFAVAEECGEQENCDEYTAAFGAHVVVVEYTDEGLATACARWGGSLGIVRRDRDVVPAGAPGYVRRTC from the coding sequence GTGAGACCCCTCCTCGTCGCCCTGGGCCTGACCGCGGCCGTCGCCGGCGGCACCGCCTGCTCGCCCGCCGGGCCGCCGGCCGCGGTCCCGCCGGCGCCGTCCGTCGTGAGCCCGCCGCCGGTGCGGGCGGGCTTCGACTACCAGATCGGCGGCGCCTACCCGCCGGCGGACGGTGTCGAGGTGGTCAGCCGCGACCACGCCGCCGCACCCGCCGCGGGGCGCTACACCATCTGCTACGTCAACGCTTTCCAGGCCCAGCCGGGTGCCGAGGGGGAGTGGGGCGACCTGGTGCTCCGGGACGCGAACGGCGAGCCGGTGATCGACGAGGACTGGGACGAGGCGCTGCTCGACCTGCGGACGCCGGACAAGCGCGAACGCGTCGCGGCGAAGGTCGGCGCCTGGGTCGACGACTGCGCGGCCCGGGGCTTCCGGGCGGTCGAGCCCGACAACTACGACAGCTACACCCGCTCGCACGGTCTCCTCTCCGCCGCCGACGCCCAGGCCTTCGTGCGCCTGCTGTCCGCGCACGCGCACGAGAAGGGCCTGGCCGTCGGGCAGAAGAACGCGTCCGAACTGGCCGGGCGGCGCCAGGAGAACGGGCTCGACTTCGCCGTCGCCGAAGAATGCGGTGAGCAGGAGAACTGCGACGAGTACACGGCCGCGTTCGGTGCCCACGTCGTCGTGGTCGAGTACACCGACGAAGGCCTCGCGACCGCCTGCGCCCGCTGGGGTGGCTCGCTCGGCATCGTCCGCCGCGACCGCGACGTCGTTCCCGCAGGCGCACCCGGGTACGTCCGGCGCACGTGCTGA